A single region of the Lactobacillus isalae genome encodes:
- a CDS encoding HdeD family acid-resistance protein has translation MNDIYNSRHQGFDWGSFIAGILFVIASFLLLRYPGRGLSAFVFVFGILSILQGIIWISAYVKFHNIFDLSWVTLVSAIIDIVIGVLFLCSREIGGLTLAILFAIWFLADSIIGIIFSWHLREYSTGYFVLCLILNIISLIIAFALLFNPMLAAVTLVYLVAFWLMVFGINEIFVSWMHR, from the coding sequence ATGAACGACATTTATAATTCTAGACACCAAGGCTTTGACTGGGGTTCATTCATAGCAGGTATTTTGTTTGTTATTGCATCATTCTTGTTACTGCGCTATCCTGGTCGTGGCTTAAGCGCATTTGTATTTGTATTTGGTATTTTATCAATTTTACAAGGAATTATTTGGATTTCAGCATATGTAAAATTCCATAATATTTTTGATTTGAGCTGGGTAACCTTAGTATCAGCAATTATCGATATTGTAATCGGAGTTTTATTCTTATGTTCACGTGAAATTGGGGGATTAACCTTAGCAATTTTGTTTGCTATTTGGTTCTTAGCCGATTCAATTATTGGAATAATCTTTTCATGGCACTTACGCGAATATTCAACTGGCTATTTTGTTCTTTGCTTAATCTTGAACATTATTAGTTTAATTATTGCTTTTGCTTTATTGTTCAATCCAATGCTTGCAGCTGTTACTTTGGTATACTTAGTAGCATTTTGGTTAATGGTATTTGGAATCAATGAAATCTTTGTTTCATGGATGCATAGATAA
- the uvrA gene encoding excinuclease ABC subunit UvrA produces MVNDKIVIHGAREHNLKDISLSIPKDKLVVITGLSGSGKSSLAFDTLYAEGRRRYVESLSSYARQFLGQMDKADVDSIDGLNPAISIDQKTTSHNPRSTVGTVTEINDYLRLLWARVGHPICPNDGTLIERQSVDQMVDRVMNLPERSRIQILAPVIRAKRGEHKEVFKRIQRAGYVRVIVDGEMHEITDDFDLDKNKRHSIDIVVDRLIVKENIRSRLFDSVEAALRLADGYMDVDVIKGERINFSEYYACPICGFTVGEMEPRLFSFNAPFGACPDCDGLGMKLSVDEDLVIPDKDKTLGDGALVPWANSKYYTAMLEQACKALKIPLDKPYKKLTKRQKDLILNGSNGKKIKFHLEGDFGVNDTVQEFEGILNNINRRYHHPMSKFMRDAMGKYMTELTCSTCHGKRLNEKALAVKVNGKDIAEASDLSIAKSLEFFNSVKLSEQEEMIAKPILKEVRDRLTFLINVGLDYLTLSRSAGTLSGGEAQRIRLATQIGSNLSGVMYILDEPSIGLHQRDNDRLISSLKKMRDLGNSLIVVEHDDETMKQADYLVDMGPGAGVYGGKVMAAGTPEEVMKNPESLTGQYLSGKKIVPVPLERRKGNGKKITVTGAAENNLKDISVDFPLGKFVVVTGVSGSGKSTLVNLILKRALAQKLNNNSAKPGKYKSIKGYKNIEKIIDIDQSPIGRTPRSNPATYTSVFDDIRALFAQTNEAKMRGYTKARFSFNVKGGRCEACHGDGIIKIEMNFLPDVYVPCEVCHGTRYNSETLEVTYREKNISQVLNMTINEACKFFENIPKIHRKLQTIVDVGLGYVKLGQSATTLSGGEAQRMKLASELQKLSTGNNFYILDEPTTGLHTDDIKRLLEVLQRLVDEGNTVLIIEHNLDVIKNADWLIDLGPEGGDGGGQVVATGTPEEVAKVKESYTGQYLKPVLERDTKLTKELMNDKDKPEES; encoded by the coding sequence ATGGTAAATGATAAAATCGTTATTCATGGAGCTCGAGAACATAACTTAAAAGATATAAGTTTATCAATTCCTAAGGATAAATTAGTAGTTATTACTGGTTTATCAGGCTCGGGAAAAAGTTCATTAGCCTTCGATACTTTATATGCTGAGGGTAGAAGAAGATATGTAGAATCTCTATCAAGTTATGCGAGACAATTCTTAGGTCAAATGGACAAGGCTGATGTGGATTCAATCGATGGACTAAATCCAGCAATTTCTATTGATCAAAAGACTACTTCCCATAATCCACGTTCAACAGTTGGAACTGTAACAGAAATCAATGATTATTTGCGTTTGTTATGGGCACGTGTAGGTCATCCAATTTGTCCAAATGATGGGACTTTAATTGAAAGACAAAGCGTGGATCAAATGGTAGATCGAGTGATGAATTTACCTGAAAGAAGTAGGATTCAGATTTTAGCTCCTGTTATTCGTGCTAAAAGAGGGGAACACAAGGAAGTCTTTAAACGGATTCAGCGTGCGGGTTATGTTCGTGTAATTGTCGATGGTGAAATGCATGAGATTACTGACGATTTTGACCTAGATAAAAATAAGCGCCACAGTATTGATATTGTTGTCGACCGTTTAATTGTTAAAGAAAATATTCGTAGTCGTTTATTCGATTCTGTTGAAGCTGCTCTTCGTTTAGCTGATGGCTATATGGATGTAGATGTGATTAAAGGCGAACGCATTAACTTTTCAGAATACTATGCTTGTCCAATTTGTGGCTTTACTGTCGGTGAAATGGAACCACGCCTATTTTCATTTAATGCACCTTTTGGAGCTTGTCCTGATTGTGATGGATTAGGGATGAAACTATCAGTTGATGAAGATTTAGTAATTCCCGATAAGGATAAGACTTTAGGTGATGGGGCATTAGTTCCTTGGGCTAATTCTAAATACTATACAGCAATGTTAGAACAGGCTTGCAAAGCATTGAAGATCCCTCTAGATAAGCCATATAAAAAATTAACTAAGAGACAAAAAGATTTAATTTTAAATGGCTCAAATGGAAAGAAGATCAAATTTCATCTTGAAGGCGATTTTGGTGTAAATGATACTGTTCAAGAATTTGAAGGAATTTTAAATAATATCAATCGTCGTTATCATCACCCAATGTCTAAATTTATGCGTGATGCGATGGGGAAGTATATGACTGAATTGACCTGCTCAACGTGTCATGGTAAGAGACTAAACGAAAAAGCTCTAGCAGTAAAAGTAAATGGTAAAGACATTGCTGAAGCTTCAGATCTTTCAATCGCTAAGTCATTAGAGTTCTTTAATTCAGTGAAATTAAGTGAACAAGAAGAGATGATTGCTAAGCCAATTTTGAAAGAAGTACGGGATCGTTTAACTTTTTTAATTAATGTTGGTTTAGATTATTTAACTTTATCTCGTTCTGCTGGAACCTTATCTGGTGGAGAAGCTCAGAGAATTAGGTTGGCAACTCAGATTGGATCTAATTTATCTGGTGTTATGTACATTTTAGATGAGCCATCAATTGGTCTTCATCAACGCGATAATGATCGTCTTATTTCTTCTCTTAAAAAGATGCGAGATCTTGGTAATTCATTGATTGTGGTCGAACATGACGATGAAACTATGAAACAAGCAGATTATTTGGTTGATATGGGACCAGGAGCTGGTGTATATGGTGGAAAAGTAATGGCTGCTGGTACACCGGAAGAAGTAATGAAGAATCCAGAATCTTTAACTGGGCAATATCTATCAGGTAAAAAGATTGTTCCTGTTCCATTAGAACGTAGAAAGGGTAATGGTAAGAAAATTACTGTTACTGGTGCTGCAGAAAATAACTTGAAGGATATCTCAGTTGACTTTCCTTTAGGTAAGTTTGTTGTGGTAACAGGCGTTTCAGGTTCTGGAAAGTCCACTCTTGTTAACTTGATTTTAAAGCGTGCTTTAGCGCAAAAATTAAATAATAACTCAGCTAAGCCTGGTAAATATAAGTCAATTAAGGGATATAAAAATATCGAAAAGATTATCGATATTGATCAAAGTCCTATTGGGAGAACTCCGCGCAGTAACCCAGCTACCTATACCAGTGTGTTTGATGATATTCGTGCTTTATTTGCGCAGACTAATGAAGCAAAAATGCGTGGATATACTAAAGCTAGATTTTCCTTTAATGTTAAGGGCGGTAGATGTGAAGCATGTCATGGCGATGGAATCATTAAAATTGAAATGAATTTCTTGCCAGATGTTTATGTGCCTTGTGAGGTTTGTCATGGGACAAGGTATAATTCAGAAACTTTAGAAGTTACTTATCGTGAAAAGAATATTTCTCAAGTCTTAAATATGACGATTAATGAAGCTTGCAAGTTCTTTGAAAATATTCCTAAAATTCATCGCAAACTGCAAACAATTGTTGATGTTGGACTAGGTTATGTAAAACTTGGTCAGTCTGCTACCACTTTATCTGGTGGTGAAGCTCAAAGAATGAAATTGGCATCAGAGCTGCAGAAACTTTCAACTGGTAATAACTTCTATATCTTGGATGAACCAACAACCGGTTTACACACTGATGATATCAAACGCTTGCTAGAAGTATTGCAACGCTTAGTTGATGAAGGAAATACAGTTTTAATTATTGAACATAACTTGGATGTCATTAAGAATGCCGATTGGTTAATTGATTTAGGTCCTGAAGGTGGAGATGGAGGTGGCCAAGTAGTGGCTACCGGTACTCCAGAAGAAGTGGCTAAAGTTAAAGAGAGCTATACTGGTCAATACTTAAAACCAGTTTTGGAGCGAGATACTAAGCTAACCAAAGAGTTGATGAATGATAAAGATAAGCCAGAGGAAAGTTAA
- the uvrB gene encoding excinuclease ABC subunit UvrB, translating into MIRRQKNKKFELVSKFQPAGDQEQAIKKLTDGFEQGEKAQILEGATGTGKTFTMANVIAKLNKPTLVISHNKTLVGQLYGEFKEFFPKNAVDYFVSYYDYYQPEAYVPQSDTYIEKDSSINDEIDQLRHKTTSDLMSRNDVIVVASVSCIYGLGDPREYAASVVSLSAGQEISRDVLLRDLVNIQYDRNDIDFQRGRFRVRGDVVEIFPAGYSDHAFRVEFFGDEIDRIVEVDSLTGEVIGEREQVSIFPATHFVTNEQIMQRALASIKDEMNIQVKKFEGEGKLLEAQRIKQRTTYDMEMMSEVGYTNGIENYSRHMEGRQAGQPPHTLLDFFPDDFLILIDESHATMPELKAMYNGDRARKQTLIDYGFRLPSALDNRPLKLEEFEKHVNQIMYVSATPGDYELNQTDHKVEQIIRPTGLLDPEIEVRPIKGQIDDLVGEINKRIDRDERVFVTTLTKNMAEDLTDYLKDLGIKVRYLHSDIKTLERLEIIRDLRLGKFDVLIGINLLREGIDVPEVSLVAILDADKEGFLRSTRPLVQTIGRAARNSNGKVIMYADSITDSMREAIDATERRRSLQMKFNKEHGITPKTIVKPIRDVISITKDSDDKENKESFADLNFDELTKKQKQNMIKTLTAQMQEAAKKLDFEEAANLRDAIMALQNQVHEKKK; encoded by the coding sequence ATGATTAGACGACAAAAAAATAAGAAATTTGAACTTGTCTCTAAATTTCAACCAGCAGGAGATCAAGAGCAAGCAATTAAAAAGTTGACCGATGGCTTTGAACAAGGAGAAAAAGCACAAATCTTAGAAGGTGCAACTGGTACTGGGAAGACTTTTACTATGGCGAACGTAATTGCCAAGTTGAACAAGCCAACTTTAGTTATCTCGCATAATAAAACTTTAGTTGGTCAACTTTATGGTGAATTTAAAGAATTTTTCCCTAAAAATGCCGTTGATTATTTTGTATCTTACTATGATTACTATCAGCCAGAAGCTTATGTACCGCAGTCAGATACTTATATTGAAAAAGATTCATCAATTAATGATGAAATTGATCAATTGCGTCATAAAACCACTAGTGATTTAATGTCTAGAAACGATGTAATTGTCGTAGCTTCTGTATCATGCATTTATGGTTTGGGTGATCCAAGAGAATATGCGGCAAGCGTAGTATCTTTATCTGCAGGACAGGAAATTAGCCGGGATGTATTATTACGAGACTTAGTAAATATTCAATATGATCGTAATGATATTGACTTTCAACGTGGTCGCTTCAGAGTGCGTGGAGACGTAGTAGAAATTTTCCCCGCTGGATATTCTGATCATGCATTTAGAGTGGAATTTTTTGGGGATGAAATTGATCGAATTGTAGAAGTAGATTCTTTGACTGGTGAAGTAATTGGTGAACGTGAACAAGTATCAATCTTCCCAGCTACGCACTTTGTTACTAATGAACAAATTATGCAAAGAGCTTTAGCCTCAATCAAAGATGAAATGAATATTCAGGTCAAGAAATTTGAAGGTGAAGGTAAACTTTTAGAAGCTCAAAGAATTAAGCAAAGAACCACTTATGACATGGAAATGATGAGTGAAGTGGGTTATACAAATGGGATTGAAAACTATTCCCGTCATATGGAAGGTCGTCAAGCAGGCCAACCACCACATACTTTGCTTGATTTCTTCCCTGATGATTTTTTAATTTTAATTGACGAATCTCATGCTACAATGCCGGAATTAAAGGCAATGTATAACGGAGACAGAGCACGTAAACAAACTTTAATTGATTATGGTTTTAGACTACCTTCAGCTTTAGATAACCGACCATTAAAGTTAGAAGAGTTCGAAAAGCATGTTAACCAAATAATGTATGTTTCAGCAACTCCAGGCGACTATGAATTAAACCAAACCGATCATAAAGTTGAACAAATTATTCGACCTACAGGATTACTTGATCCTGAAATTGAAGTCCGTCCAATTAAGGGCCAAATTGATGATTTAGTTGGCGAAATTAATAAGCGAATTGATCGCGATGAACGTGTTTTTGTTACAACTTTAACTAAAAATATGGCTGAAGATCTAACCGACTACCTAAAAGATCTAGGGATTAAGGTACGTTATTTGCATTCAGATATTAAGACATTAGAACGTCTTGAAATTATTCGCGACTTACGTCTTGGAAAATTCGATGTCTTAATTGGGATTAATCTGTTACGAGAGGGTATTGATGTGCCTGAGGTTTCTTTAGTCGCAATTTTAGATGCAGATAAAGAAGGATTTTTACGCTCAACTAGGCCTTTAGTTCAGACGATTGGTCGGGCTGCCAGAAATTCAAATGGTAAAGTAATTATGTATGCTGACTCAATTACGGATTCGATGCGTGAAGCAATTGACGCTACGGAGAGAAGACGTAGTTTGCAGATGAAATTTAACAAAGAACATGGTATTACGCCTAAGACTATTGTTAAGCCAATCAGAGATGTCATCTCAATTACTAAAGATAGCGACGATAAAGAAAATAAAGAAAGCTTTGCTGACCTAAACTTTGATGAGTTGACTAAGAAACAAAAGCAGAATATGATTAAAACTTTAACTGCTCAAATGCAGGAAGCTGCTAAGAAGTTGGACTTTGAAGAAGCTGCTAACTTGCGTGATGCAATTATGGCTTTACAAAATCAAGTGCATGAAAAGAAAAAGTAG
- a CDS encoding phospho-sugar mutase — protein sequence MNAKEIYSQWTSADNLPDYLKDQLNNLGKDEKWIEDAFGQDINFGTAGMRGRLEPGTNRINLFTVGRVTEGLARLIDENGEEAKKRGVAISFDSRYHSREFAEHAARILGAHGIHVYLFDDLRPTPELSFAVRHLNTFAGINITASHNAKQYNGYKVYGEDGAQMAPENADRLFAYAQKVDDIFSVKAAPVEELRANGTLQLIGEDVDEAYLAHLKDVTVDPEMVKANADKLKIIYTPLHGTGKMLYDRAFRQGGFDNVIPVPSQSIIDPEFPTTIKPNPEYRDVFEPGFKLANEVDANVIIATDPDADRMGAAVRKSDGDFQVLTGNQIATLMAYYLLVHMKENGTLSSDYELVTSVVSSALPFKIADDFGIKTKHVLTGFKYIGEEVDRMNKENDGKFLMGFEESYGYLFKPFARDKDAMQGALMFAEVASYYASKGMTVFDGLQEIWQKYGVAYEITKAIEMPGIGGQKKMAELMSKLRKEHLTEINGAKVVKIQDFETQETIEGDKKTPLTGFPKSNVLKYFLDDETWVALRPSGTEPVIKAYVGVNKKDIETAEKAAEEYQDALANLLK from the coding sequence ATGAACGCAAAAGAAATTTATAGTCAATGGACTAGTGCAGATAATTTACCTGATTATTTAAAAGATCAATTAAACAATTTAGGTAAAGATGAAAAGTGGATTGAAGATGCTTTTGGACAAGATATTAATTTTGGTACGGCTGGTATGAGAGGGAGACTCGAACCAGGTACAAACAGAATTAATTTGTTTACTGTGGGAAGAGTAACAGAAGGTCTTGCCAGATTAATTGACGAAAATGGCGAAGAAGCTAAGAAGCGCGGTGTTGCAATTTCTTTTGACTCACGTTATCACTCAAGAGAATTTGCTGAACATGCAGCTCGTATTTTAGGTGCACATGGAATTCATGTTTACTTATTTGATGATTTAAGACCAACTCCAGAATTATCATTTGCTGTTCGTCACTTAAATACTTTTGCTGGTATCAACATCACTGCTTCACATAATGCTAAGCAATATAACGGCTACAAGGTATATGGTGAAGATGGCGCTCAAATGGCTCCAGAAAATGCAGATCGCTTGTTTGCTTATGCTCAAAAAGTTGATGATATTTTTAGTGTGAAAGCTGCTCCAGTTGAAGAATTACGTGCTAATGGTACTTTACAATTAATTGGTGAAGATGTAGATGAAGCATATTTGGCACACTTAAAGGATGTAACTGTTGATCCTGAAATGGTTAAAGCTAACGCTGATAAGTTGAAGATTATTTACACTCCATTACATGGTACTGGTAAGATGCTTTACGATCGCGCATTTAGACAAGGCGGTTTTGATAATGTAATCCCAGTTCCAAGTCAATCAATTATTGATCCAGAATTCCCTACAACAATCAAACCAAATCCTGAATATCGTGATGTATTTGAACCAGGATTTAAATTAGCTAATGAAGTAGATGCTAATGTTATTATTGCAACAGATCCAGATGCTGATAGAATGGGTGCTGCTGTTAGAAAATCAGACGGTGATTTCCAAGTTTTAACTGGTAATCAAATTGCTACTTTAATGGCATACTACTTATTAGTTCATATGAAGGAAAACGGTACTTTATCATCTGACTACGAATTAGTAACTTCAGTTGTATCAAGTGCTCTTCCATTCAAGATTGCTGATGATTTTGGTATTAAAACCAAGCATGTGTTAACTGGATTCAAGTACATTGGTGAAGAAGTTGACCGCATGAACAAAGAAAATGACGGTAAATTCTTAATGGGCTTTGAAGAAAGTTACGGTTACTTGTTTAAACCATTTGCTAGAGATAAAGATGCTATGCAAGGTGCGTTGATGTTTGCAGAAGTAGCAAGCTACTATGCTTCTAAAGGCATGACTGTCTTTGATGGCTTGCAAGAAATCTGGCAAAAATATGGTGTAGCTTACGAAATTACTAAGGCTATTGAAATGCCAGGTATTGGTGGTCAAAAGAAGATGGCTGAGTTAATGAGTAAATTACGTAAAGAACACTTAACTGAAATTAATGGTGCCAAGGTTGTCAAGATTCAAGACTTTGAAACTCAAGAAACCATTGAAGGCGATAAGAAGACCCCATTAACTGGATTTCCTAAGTCTAATGTTTTGAAGTACTTCTTAGATGATGAAACTTGGGTTGCTCTTCGTCCATCAGGAACTGAACCTGTAATTAAGGCCTATGTTGGTGTAAACAAGAAGGATATTGAAACTGCAGAAAAAGCAGCTGAAGAATATCAAGACGCATTAGCAAATTTATTAAAGTAA
- a CDS encoding aldose epimerase family protein → MKTSFRKYSRKNGQDLCEISLENNQGMKVKILNYGATLEKVLLDGEDMILSLNSPEDYSKERNFLGGTVSRICGRVRLGQWKHGNQIYQLPQNDGENHIHGGIGTDMKIWNFKLKNSEQESRVDLFLFDPDGDNGYPGNMKLHATYKLDNENNLSYKLEAVSDQLTIFNPANHTYFNLGERATDLKLQLAADYYLPVGTDGLPNQGMKNVENTVFDFRQGKKISTALDSDDSQINLRNGLDHPFILNGMQPAAVLSSNKHKMIMTTNAPAIVTYTANHFNHTGVANNIGQYDGITLEAQYPPAEDIELGEITLLPFEKFERKINWNFS, encoded by the coding sequence ATGAAAACAAGTTTTAGAAAGTATAGTCGTAAAAATGGTCAGGACTTATGTGAAATTAGTCTTGAAAATAATCAAGGAATGAAGGTTAAGATCCTTAATTATGGAGCAACTTTAGAAAAAGTACTACTTGATGGCGAAGATATGATTTTGTCATTAAATAGTCCAGAAGATTATTCAAAAGAAAGGAATTTTCTAGGTGGGACCGTTAGCAGAATTTGTGGACGCGTTCGGCTAGGTCAATGGAAACATGGCAACCAAATATATCAACTTCCTCAAAATGATGGAGAAAACCACATTCATGGTGGTATTGGAACTGATATGAAAATCTGGAACTTTAAATTAAAAAATTCAGAACAAGAGTCTCGAGTTGATCTCTTTCTTTTTGATCCAGATGGAGATAATGGCTATCCCGGCAACATGAAGTTACATGCCACTTATAAGCTTGATAATGAAAATAACTTATCATACAAATTAGAAGCTGTTAGTGATCAGTTAACAATTTTTAATCCGGCTAATCACACATATTTCAACTTAGGTGAAAGAGCTACCGACTTAAAACTCCAACTTGCAGCGGATTACTATTTGCCAGTAGGTACGGATGGATTGCCAAATCAAGGAATGAAAAATGTAGAGAATACAGTGTTTGATTTTAGACAAGGTAAGAAGATATCTACTGCTTTAGATAGTGATGATAGTCAAATTAACTTGCGTAACGGTCTAGATCATCCTTTTATTTTGAATGGGATGCAGCCTGCAGCAGTATTGTCATCTAATAAACACAAAATGATTATGACCACTAATGCACCAGCAATTGTTACTTATACAGCTAACCATTTTAATCATACCGGTGTAGCAAACAATATTGGACAGTACGATGGAATTACTTTAGAAGCACAATATCCACCAGCAGAAGATATAGAGTTAGGAGAAATTACTTTACTCCCTTTTGAAAAGTTTGAGCGTAAGATTAACTGGAACTTTAGTTAA
- a CDS encoding UDP-glucose--hexose-1-phosphate uridylyltransferase, protein MKIIEKFADEVIESGAYQELDRVYIINKIKALVGDEDQEYDEKQTSVHQLVQMAVDRKIIPDDNTSREVLNDELYDLKTPTPSKVNEIFWQKMQKAANTATDWFYKLCVDNNYVKKEAIAKNIVFSGRSSKNHELEITINLSKPEKDPKAIAAAAHNTGNKYPQCALCLENEGYVGGYGKNARSNLRVIRMTIGGHPWGFQYSPYAYFNEHCIFLDQKHIPMIINQQTLINLIDIEKQLPEYFVGSNADLPIVGGSMLAHEHYQGGRHVFPMMKAKIKKEVIFDKYPDVKAGIVDWPMSDLRLISKNSLALISLGSKIIDFWDRYSDQDRQITAFDGKTRHHTVTPIMHRDGEKFVLDLVLRDNNTSDKYPLGIFHPHSELWHIKKENIGLIEVMGRAILPGRLKKELEEVKKYLLDENNEIAESHLAWAQEIKANHQITSENVDSILQQALVEVFDQVLECAGVFKNNENGEAGWQKFTEALVSEVDR, encoded by the coding sequence ATGAAAATTATTGAGAAATTTGCAGATGAAGTTATTGAAAGTGGAGCCTATCAAGAATTAGATCGTGTATACATAATTAACAAGATCAAAGCTTTAGTTGGTGATGAAGACCAAGAATATGATGAAAAACAAACATCAGTACACCAACTTGTGCAAATGGCTGTCGATCGTAAAATTATTCCAGATGACAATACTTCACGCGAAGTCTTGAATGATGAGTTATATGATTTGAAGACTCCAACACCTTCAAAAGTAAATGAAATTTTCTGGCAAAAGATGCAAAAGGCAGCTAATACAGCAACTGATTGGTTTTATAAGCTTTGTGTTGATAATAATTATGTCAAAAAAGAAGCAATTGCTAAAAATATTGTTTTTTCAGGCAGGAGTTCTAAGAATCATGAATTAGAAATTACTATTAATCTTTCAAAGCCTGAAAAAGATCCTAAAGCCATTGCTGCCGCAGCTCACAATACTGGTAATAAATATCCTCAATGTGCTCTATGTTTAGAAAATGAAGGTTATGTTGGCGGATATGGAAAAAATGCCAGAAGTAATTTACGTGTAATTCGAATGACTATCGGTGGTCATCCATGGGGCTTTCAATATTCGCCATATGCTTACTTTAATGAGCATTGTATTTTCTTAGATCAAAAGCATATTCCAATGATTATTAATCAACAAACCTTAATTAATTTGATTGATATTGAAAAACAGCTCCCAGAATATTTTGTTGGTTCAAATGCAGATTTGCCAATTGTTGGCGGTTCAATGCTGGCTCATGAACACTATCAAGGCGGACGTCACGTCTTTCCAATGATGAAGGCAAAGATTAAGAAAGAAGTTATTTTTGATAAATATCCGGATGTTAAGGCAGGAATAGTTGATTGGCCAATGAGTGATTTGCGGCTAATTAGTAAAAATTCACTAGCTTTAATTAGTCTAGGTAGTAAGATTATTGATTTTTGGGATCGTTATAGTGATCAAGATCGTCAAATTACGGCTTTTGATGGTAAGACTAGACATCATACGGTTACTCCGATTATGCATCGTGATGGAGAAAAATTTGTTCTAGATTTAGTTCTTCGCGATAACAATACTAGCGATAAGTATCCATTAGGAATTTTTCACCCACATTCTGAGCTTTGGCATATTAAGAAAGAAAACATCGGTTTAATCGAAGTTATGGGAAGAGCAATTTTGCCTGGAAGACTTAAGAAAGAACTAGAAGAAGTAAAGAAATATTTACTCGATGAAAATAATGAGATAGCTGAAAGCCATCTTGCTTGGGCTCAAGAAATTAAAGCTAACCATCAAATTACTAGTGAAAATGTAGATAGCATCCTTCAACAAGCTCTAGTTGAAGTGTTTGATCAAGTTCTTGAGTGTGCCGGGGTCTTCAAGAATAATGAAAATGGAGAAGCTGGCTGGCAAAAGTTTACCGAGGCTTTAGTTAGCGAGGTAGATAGATAA
- a CDS encoding galactokinase codes for MNKDELLKDYQEVFIDSGKDVFFSPGRINVIGEHTDYNGGHVFPAAISLGVYGVYGPRDDKKVRLYSGNVDGEIVEFDLDDDSVEKDKRFWTNYFKGMITYLRQREDGEKINHGFNLYIKADLPSGSGLSSSAAIEMLMGMILKDEFDLDVDRPTLARLGQKTENEFVGLNSGIMDQFACIMGKKDSAIFLDCNTMEYEYKPLKLGDYEIIIMSTNKEHTLADSAYNDRVSECHKALKKLQTKLDIKALGELDDNTFDEYSYLINDETELKRARHAVSENGRTIRATKAMEDNDLEKLGRLIDASHISLHYDYEVTGKELDTLAEAAWKQDGVLGARMIGGGFGGSAIAIVKKNEAENFKKNVGKIYRDAIGYDASFYDAEIVDGTKRI; via the coding sequence ATGAATAAAGATGAATTACTTAAAGACTATCAAGAAGTATTTATTGATAGTGGAAAAGATGTTTTCTTCTCACCTGGTCGAATTAATGTGATTGGAGAGCATACTGACTATAATGGAGGACATGTTTTTCCAGCAGCAATTAGTTTAGGTGTTTACGGCGTTTATGGACCAAGAGATGACAAAAAGGTTCGTCTTTATTCAGGTAATGTAGATGGTGAAATTGTTGAATTTGATTTAGATGATGATTCAGTAGAAAAAGATAAACGCTTTTGGACTAATTATTTTAAAGGAATGATTACTTATTTACGTCAAAGAGAAGACGGCGAAAAAATTAACCATGGTTTTAACCTTTATATTAAAGCTGACTTACCATCAGGATCTGGTCTATCTTCAAGTGCAGCAATTGAAATGCTAATGGGGATGATTTTAAAAGATGAATTTGATTTAGATGTTGATCGTCCAACTTTGGCAAGACTAGGACAAAAAACTGAAAATGAATTCGTTGGCCTAAATTCAGGAATCATGGATCAATTTGCTTGCATCATGGGTAAAAAAGATAGTGCTATTTTCCTTGATTGTAACACGATGGAATATGAATATAAGCCACTTAAACTGGGCGATTATGAAATTATTATTATGTCTACTAATAAAGAGCATACTTTAGCAGATTCTGCTTATAACGATCGTGTTAGTGAATGTCACAAGGCCTTAAAAAAACTACAAACTAAGCTTGATATTAAAGCACTAGGTGAACTAGACGATAATACTTTTGATGAATATTCATACCTAATTAACGATGAAACGGAATTAAAACGTGCTCGTCATGCAGTTAGTGAAAACGGAAGAACAATCAGAGCAACTAAAGCCATGGAAGATAACGATCTTGAAAAATTGGGTCGATTGATTGATGCATCTCATATTTCCCTTCATTATGACTATGAAGTAACGGGTAAGGAACTTGATACTTTAGCAGAAGCAGCTTGGAAACAAGACGGAGTTTTAGGAGCCAGAATGATTGGTGGCGGTTTTGGCGGTAGCGCAATTGCAATTGTGAAGAAGAACGAAGCTGAAAACTTTAAGAAAAATGTTGGCAAGATTTATCGAGATGCAATTGGTTATGACGCAAGCTTCTATGATGCAGAAATTGTAGATGGAACTAAGAGAATTTAA